The following coding sequences lie in one Notolabrus celidotus isolate fNotCel1 chromosome 6, fNotCel1.pri, whole genome shotgun sequence genomic window:
- the slc10a3 gene encoding P3 protein, whose translation MRTLFTFCCLFLIPDPAWASGNLTVDGSNDANLTADSSSRFLRIGDGSSQEFEFPESTNGVIVISSRYRSSATSRKGRQSWKQTVKVRSLDPEVLSILNVTDSGHAGPARSYIISIRSGFPGRAQLEIQLLDMDQDSVPVLIEERTDYTIRVAPESDDPATRLIQSGGLSHFSENPVLFALLPLIFVNKCAFGCKVEVEVLRGLLRSPVPLLLGVLGQFMVMPLYAYCVSRLAALPKALSLGLVITCSAPGGGGGYLYSLLLGGDVTLAISMTLVSTVVAAAAMPLSSAFYGWLLGVHAALHVPFVKILGTLLFIAIPISLGMMVKLRLPALTRVLLKLIRPFSLVLIVGGIFMAYQMGASILANVRPQIVAVGVTVPLLGLVVGAILAKLAGLPPPQRKTVSIEVGVQNSLLALAVMQLSFRREEADFASQAPFIVALSSTSEMLLIVLGYFAQRRLCGSPVPRSDA comes from the coding sequence ATGAGGACGCTATTTACATTCTGTTGTCTCTTCCTGATCCCGGACCCAGCGTGGGCGAGCGGAAACCTGACAGTCGACGGCAGCAACGACGCGAACCTGACGgccgacagcagcagcaggtttctCAGGATCGGGGACGGGTCTTCGCAGGAATTCGAGTTTCCTGAAAGCACCAACGGCGTGATTGTAATCTCGAGCCGGTACAGGAGCTCCGCGACCAGCAGGAAGGGCCGGCAGAGCTGGAAGCAGACTGTGAAAGTCCGCTCCCTGGACCCGGAGGTTCTCTCCATTCTTAACGTGACGGATAGTGGACACGCAGGACCAGCCAGGAGCTACATCATCAGCATCCGCTCCGGGTTCCCAGGCAGGGCTCAGCTTGAGATCCAGCTGCTGGACATGGACCAGGATTCGGTCCCGGTTCTGATTGAGGAGAGGACAGACTATACCATCAGAGTGGCGCCTGAGAGTGATGACCCGGCCACCCGACTCATCCAGTCGGGTGGCCTGTCCCACTTCTCTGAGAACCCTGTGCTGTTTGCCTTGCTGCCCCTCATTTTTGTCAACAAGTGTGCCTTCGGGTGcaaggtggaggtggaggtgctgCGGGGTCTCCTCAGGAGCCCTGTACCTCTGCTCCTAGGGGTACTGGGTCAGTTCATGGTGATGCCTTTGTATGCTTACTGTGTTTCTCGGCTGGCCGCTCTGCCCAAAGCTCTCTCTCTAGGCCTGGTCATCACCTGCTCGGCCCCTGGTGGAGGGGGGGGCTACCTGTACAGTCTGTTGCTGGGTGGAGACGTCACCCTGGCTATATCCATGACTCTGGTGTCCACAGtagtggcagcagcagccatgcCTTTGTCATCAGCTTTCTATGGGTGGCTGCTTGGAGTGCACGCAGCCTTGCATGTGCCATTTGTGAAGATCCTGGGCACCCTCCTCTTCATCGCCATCCCCATCTCACTGGGCATGATGGTGAAGCTGCGGCTGCCCGCCCTCACACGCGTCCTGCTCAAACTCATACGCCCATTCAGCCTGGTGCTCATCGTTGGCGGTATCTTCATGGCTTACCAAATGGGTGCGTCCATCCTGGCCAACGTCCGGCCTCAGATTGTGGCAGTCGGGGTGACAGTGCCTTTGCTGGGGCTGGTGGTAGGAGCCATCCTGGCCAAGCTGGCGGGCCTGCCCCCGCCTCAGAGGAAGACGGTCAGCATAGAGGTGGGCGTCCAGAACAGCCTGCTGGCGCTTGCCGTCATGCAGCTGTCCTTCCGCCGAGAGGAGGCAGACTTTGCATCCCAAGCACCCTTCATCGTGGCCCTCAGCAGCACCTCCGAGATGCTGCTCATCGTCCTGGGGTACTTTGCCCAGCGGAGGTTGTGTGGGTCCCCCGTCCCCAGGAGTGACGCCTGA